The proteins below are encoded in one region of Candidatus Eisenbacteria bacterium:
- a CDS encoding divalent-cation tolerance protein CutA yields MREGDRFALVLVTAPLGDAAEALARSLVDSRLAACVNRIEPIRSTYRWRGEVHADDEALLLIKTSRDLLDRVETHVRENHPYEVPEILALAIDGGNAAYLDWIAESLRSE; encoded by the coding sequence ATGCGGGAAGGAGATCGCTTCGCGCTGGTTCTCGTCACCGCGCCCCTCGGCGACGCGGCCGAGGCGCTCGCGCGCTCTCTCGTCGATTCGCGGCTTGCCGCCTGCGTGAACCGAATCGAGCCGATCCGCTCGACCTACCGCTGGCGCGGGGAAGTGCACGCGGACGATGAGGCGCTCCTTCTGATCAAGACGAGCCGAGACCTCCTCGACCGCGTCGAGACGCATGTTCGGGAAAACCATCCCTACGAAGTCCCGGAGATCCTCGCCCTCGCGATCGATGGGGGGAACGCCGCGTACCTCGATTGGATCGCCGAGTCTCTTCGATCGGAGTAG
- a CDS encoding class I SAM-dependent methyltransferase gives MNEPWYRKAFGARYARLYAHRDDEEAARAIDLLAGRVPLGGTLVLDVACGAGRHMNAVRARGARAWGADLSEALLADARRFGPVARADMRRLPFLASAFDGILNMFTSFGYFECPEDDERALGEIARVLRPGGWFLFDYLNAENVLSRLIPRGERTAAGERFRETRAYDPAARVLSKEIALLDERGAVRESWTERLRLYDPGAIDAMMMRAGFAVTERFGDYKGGAFGEKSPRLILLARAAVSPG, from the coding sequence GTGAACGAGCCCTGGTACCGGAAGGCGTTCGGCGCCCGCTACGCCCGGCTCTACGCGCACCGGGACGACGAGGAGGCGGCGCGCGCGATCGACCTCCTCGCGGGACGCGTTCCGCTGGGGGGGACGCTTGTTCTCGACGTGGCGTGCGGGGCCGGCCGTCACATGAACGCGGTTCGCGCGCGAGGGGCGCGAGCCTGGGGCGCGGACCTCTCGGAGGCTCTCCTCGCCGATGCCCGCCGCTTCGGACCGGTGGCGCGCGCCGACATGCGGCGGCTCCCCTTCCTCGCGTCCGCGTTCGACGGGATCCTCAACATGTTCACCTCCTTCGGCTATTTCGAATGTCCGGAGGACGACGAGCGGGCGCTCGGGGAGATCGCTCGCGTCCTTCGCCCGGGCGGCTGGTTCCTCTTCGATTACTTGAACGCGGAGAACGTCCTCTCCCGTCTGATCCCCCGGGGAGAGCGCACGGCGGCGGGAGAGAGGTTCCGGGAGACCCGCGCGTACGATCCCGCCGCGCGCGTCCTCAGCAAGGAGATCGCGCTTCTGGACGAGCGGGGCGCGGTTCGAGAGAGCTGGACGGAGAGGCTCCGTCTCTACGATCCCGGGGCAATCGACGCGATGATGATGCGCGCGGGGTTCGCGGTTACGGAGCGCTTCGGGGACTACAAGGGGGGAGCATTCGGGGAGAAATCGCCGCGTCTCATCCTCCTCGCGCGCGCGGCGGTCTCGCCCGGATGA